The following coding sequences lie in one Candidatus Cloacimonadota bacterium genomic window:
- a CDS encoding N-6 DNA methylase — translation MIDAWALKNNRKNCEVLILPKATEGGNPDFRVWDGKARITGYIEAKKPETFHLDPIAVTPQLKRYLETFPNLILTNFFEFRLYQHGELLQTALAASPINATQMKKTPPLLDVAELDSLLERYFEFDLPAITDPQSLADALAKRTRFLRDEILHIMKQEYREEEDTPQKGLPGFYDAFKKMLISKLTIEQFADLYAQTLTYGIFAARTRSDGEFHRELIYQNIPGTLGILKNIFRYISLEEPPKALAVQIEDIADILFKTDIKKILHRYYVEGRGSDPIVHFYETFLSVYDPELREKRGVYYTPEPVVRYIVRSIHSLLKSRFDKEDGLASPDVTILDPAAGTLTFPAEAIRLAISHQEQKYGEGSVHKLIEEHILPNFHAIELMMAPYTVGHLKISYLLGEYGYEMKDDERFKLYLSNTLEMD, via the coding sequence ATGATTGACGCCTGGGCGCTGAAAAACAACAGAAAAAACTGCGAAGTCCTCATCCTGCCAAAAGCCACCGAAGGGGGAAATCCCGACTTCAGAGTGTGGGACGGCAAAGCCCGCATCACCGGATACATCGAAGCCAAAAAACCCGAAACCTTCCATCTTGACCCCATCGCCGTCACGCCCCAGCTCAAGCGCTATCTGGAGACTTTTCCAAATCTCATCCTCACAAACTTCTTTGAATTTCGCCTTTACCAACACGGAGAACTGCTCCAAACCGCCCTCGCCGCCAGCCCCATCAACGCCACCCAAATGAAGAAAACACCCCCGCTTTTGGACGTGGCGGAGCTGGACAGCCTCCTGGAGCGCTATTTTGAATTTGACCTCCCCGCCATCACCGACCCCCAAAGCCTGGCGGACGCCTTGGCAAAGCGCACCAGATTCCTTCGCGACGAGATTTTGCACATCATGAAGCAGGAATATCGGGAGGAGGAAGACACGCCTCAAAAGGGTTTGCCGGGCTTCTATGACGCCTTTAAAAAGATGCTCATCAGCAAGCTCACCATCGAGCAATTTGCCGACCTCTATGCCCAAACCCTCACCTACGGCATCTTTGCCGCCAGAACCCGCAGCGATGGCGAATTTCACCGCGAATTGATTTACCAAAACATCCCCGGCACCCTGGGCATCCTGAAAAACATTTTCCGCTATATCAGCCTGGAAGAGCCGCCGAAGGCCCTGGCGGTGCAGATTGAAGACATCGCCGACATCCTCTTTAAAACCGACATCAAAAAAATCCTCCATCGCTACTATGTGGAAGGCAGAGGCAGCGACCCCATCGTCCACTTCTATGAAACCTTTTTGAGCGTTTACGACCCCGAACTGCGTGAAAAACGAGGGGTTTACTACACGCCGGAGCCCGTGGTGCGCTACATCGTGCGCAGCATACACAGCCTCCTGAAAAGCCGCTTTGACAAGGAAGACGGCCTGGCGTCGCCGGACGTGACCATCCTGGACCCCGCCGCGGGAACCCTCACCTTCCCCGCAGAAGCCATCCGCCTCGCCATCAGCCACCAAGAGCAAAAATATGGCGAAGGCAGCGTCCACAAATTGATTGAGGAACACATCCTGCCAAACTTCCACGCCATCGAACTG